The window ATGCAAAGATGTGGGAATTAGTTGATTTGAAAAAATAATTCTTTTTCGGCATTGCGGCTAGTGGTCGTCACGTTGTTCGCCGCAGCGAACAGCATGACGGTTCTCCTTCCAAAACTATTATACCAATTTCCCTACCACATCAAACTTATCAAACACAGTTTCCGTATGCGGTGCATCTTTTAGCTCGGGCGTGAGGTCTTGTCCTGCCCAGTGTTCGTAGTGTTTTCCCATTTGCCACAATCGGCTGCGGGTAACATCATATATCAAACCTTTATACGCAACCCACACTTCTGGTTTGTCCTG is drawn from Bacteroidota bacterium and contains these coding sequences:
- a CDS encoding cytochrome b5 domain-containing protein, with the protein product MEINNLPEYTKNQLALRNGQDKPEVWVAYKGLIYDVTRSRLWQMGKHYEHWAGQDLTPELKDAPHTETVFDKFDVVGKLV